One region of Nitrospirota bacterium genomic DNA includes:
- the rpsG gene encoding 30S ribosomal protein S7, with product MPRRRVPVKRESAPDSRYHDRLVGKFINTLMHKGEKSVAESVCYDAFDLVKTKTNGGDPLKFFRAAVDNIKPVLEVKSRRVGGASYQVPVEVRPERRISLALRWLVTYAKQRSGRSMEEKLAAEMLDASNNTGGAVKKREDTHKMAEANKAFAHYRW from the coding sequence ATGCCGCGGCGTAGAGTGCCCGTCAAACGTGAATCGGCGCCGGACTCCCGGTACCACGATCGGTTGGTTGGGAAGTTCATCAACACGCTGATGCATAAAGGCGAAAAAAGCGTGGCGGAGTCGGTGTGCTACGACGCGTTCGACCTGGTCAAGACCAAGACCAATGGCGGGGACCCGCTCAAGTTCTTCAGAGCTGCGGTGGATAACATCAAGCCGGTGTTGGAGGTCAAATCCCGTCGCGTGGGTGGCGCATCGTATCAGGTCCCGGTGGAGGTTCGGCCGGAGCGTCGGATTTCGTTGGCGCTGCGGTGGCTGGTGACCTATGCCAAGCAGCGAAGCGGCCGCTCCATGGAGGAGAAGTTGGCTGCGGAAATGCTCGACGCCTCGAACAACACCGGTGGGGCCGTCAAGAAGCGGGAAGACACGCACAAGATGGCGGAGGCGAACAAGGCATTTGCCCACTATCGGTGGTAA
- the rpsL gene encoding 30S ribosomal protein S12, giving the protein MPTINQLVKQGRFQARGKTKSPALKGAPQRRGVCVRVYTTTPKKPNSALRKVARVRLTNGMEVTTYIPGVGHNLQEHSIVLVRGGRVKDLPGVRYHIVRGTLDTQGVQNRKQGRSKYGAKTPK; this is encoded by the coding sequence GTGCCGACGATCAATCAATTGGTGAAGCAAGGGCGTTTTCAAGCGCGCGGGAAGACCAAGTCTCCTGCGTTGAAAGGCGCTCCGCAGCGTCGAGGCGTCTGTGTCCGCGTCTACACGACGACGCCCAAGAAGCCGAACTCCGCGCTCCGGAAAGTGGCCAGGGTGCGTTTGACCAATGGGATGGAGGTCACGACGTACATTCCGGGCGTGGGGCACAACCTTCAGGAACACTCGATCGTGTTGGTTCGAGGCGGTCGCGTCAAAGATCTTCCCGGCGTTCGTTACCACATCGTGCGCGGGACGCTGGACACCCAAGGGGTGCAGAACCGCAAGCAGGGTCGCTCGAAGTACGGGGCGAAGACCCCTAAGTAG
- the rpoC gene encoding DNA-directed RNA polymerase subunit beta' has protein sequence MEGIYNFFEKPKDAISFDAIRIRVASPEKIRSWSYGEVKKPETINYRSFKPERDGLFCAKIFGPIKDWECNCGKYKRMKHRGIVCDKCGVEVIQSKVRRERMGHIELASPVAHIWFLKGVPSRIGTLLDMTLKHLERILYFESYVVIEPGDAPVKEKELLTEERYRQLVQEHGDSFRAEMGAEAIREILAKIDLEGQYADLQARIGLASSAAVKKKLTKRLKVIEAFRKSGNKPEWMIMDVIPVLPPELRPLVPLDGGRFATSDLNDLYRRVINRNNRLKRLLELKAPAVIIRNEKRMLQEAVDALFDNGRRGRAIRGPNKRPLKSLSDMLKGKQGRFRQNLLGKRVDYSGRSVIVVGPELRLHQCGLPKKMALELFKPFIFQKLEQRGYVTTIKSAKKMVERERPEVWDVLDEVIKEHPILLNRAPTLHRLGIQAFDPILIEGKAIQLHPLVCAAFNADFDGDQMAVHVPLSVEAQIEARVLMMSINNILSPANGKPIMTPSQDMVLGCYWLTKEQAGAKGEGRKFYGAEDVRMAYDAGEVEEHARIKVRMNGSLVDTTVGRVILSEILPAELPFAAVNREMTKKEMMKLIDLCYREAGHRETVVLLDRIKDIGYFYATRAGISICIDDMHIPTQKATMIERAKREVAEIEKQYAEGLITNGERYNKVVDIWAHTTEQVASEMMKELGSEEESIKKGTAKHRQDFNSIFMMADSGARGSAQQIRQLGGMRGLMAKPSGEIIETPITANFREGLTVLQYFISTHGARKGLADTALKTANSGYLTRRLVDISQDVIVSELDCQSTDGIFVTALVEGGEIIEPLDERILGRVASETITDPLTGEVIVNVAEELDETGVKAIVEAGIDRVKIRSVLTCQARRGVCAKCYGRDLARGKLVERGEAVGVIAAQSIGEPGTQLTMRTFHIGGTASKVIEQTVLEAKNAGVLKYLNLNTVKDKHGDMVVMNRNGKIAIYDDTGREKEKYSVVYGAKIKVKDGGRVETNQKLVEWDPYSFPVLTEVGGKVAFGDIIEGVTVREEVDEVTGLSRRVVIDSPNSALRPRISIKDETGKTSKLGPNTVARYPLSAGAHILVEKNQTISPGDVLAKIPRETTKTKDITGGLPRVAELFEARKPKEQAVISEIDGVVEYAGYVKGMRKVLVKNEMGDVREYLIPKGKHVNVHEGDWVHAGEPLMDGSANPHDILDILGPKELQKYLVDEVQEVYRLQGVSINDKHIEVIVRQMLRKVKVEDPGDTDFLIGSQVDKMAFAEENERVLAKGGAPAVGKPILLGITKASLSTDSFISAASFQETTRVLTEAAITGKVDDLLGLKENVIVGRLIPAGSGLVDYRDTFVEMPAGFEAPEDGQPSEGTGEAAAETTELERAM, from the coding sequence GTGGAAGGAATCTACAACTTTTTCGAAAAGCCCAAAGACGCGATCTCGTTCGATGCCATTCGCATCCGGGTCGCGTCTCCGGAAAAGATCAGGTCGTGGTCGTACGGGGAGGTGAAGAAGCCCGAGACGATCAACTACCGCTCGTTCAAACCGGAGCGTGACGGGCTGTTCTGCGCCAAGATCTTCGGGCCGATCAAGGACTGGGAATGCAACTGCGGGAAGTACAAGCGGATGAAACACCGCGGGATCGTGTGCGACAAGTGCGGCGTGGAAGTGATCCAGTCCAAAGTCCGGCGCGAGCGCATGGGGCACATCGAACTGGCCTCCCCGGTGGCGCACATCTGGTTTCTCAAGGGCGTGCCGAGTCGGATCGGGACCCTGCTCGACATGACGCTCAAACACCTCGAGCGGATCTTGTACTTCGAGAGCTACGTGGTCATTGAGCCGGGCGATGCTCCGGTCAAAGAGAAGGAACTCCTGACCGAAGAGCGGTACCGGCAACTCGTTCAGGAACACGGCGACTCGTTCCGCGCCGAAATGGGCGCGGAGGCGATCCGAGAGATCCTGGCCAAGATCGACCTGGAGGGCCAGTACGCCGACCTCCAGGCGAGAATCGGGCTGGCCAGCTCCGCCGCGGTGAAGAAGAAGCTGACCAAACGCCTCAAAGTCATCGAAGCCTTCCGCAAGTCGGGGAACAAGCCGGAATGGATGATCATGGACGTGATTCCGGTGCTGCCGCCGGAGTTGCGGCCGCTGGTGCCCTTGGACGGCGGACGGTTTGCGACGTCGGACTTGAACGACCTGTACCGGCGCGTGATCAACCGCAACAACCGGCTGAAGCGGCTGCTCGAGCTCAAAGCGCCCGCCGTGATCATCCGCAACGAGAAGCGGATGCTCCAAGAAGCGGTGGACGCGTTGTTCGACAACGGACGGCGCGGTCGCGCGATTCGCGGGCCGAACAAGCGTCCGCTCAAATCCCTGTCCGATATGCTCAAGGGCAAACAAGGGCGCTTCCGCCAGAATCTGCTCGGCAAGCGCGTCGACTACTCCGGGCGGTCGGTGATCGTGGTCGGGCCGGAGCTCCGCTTGCACCAATGCGGGTTGCCCAAGAAAATGGCGCTCGAGCTCTTCAAACCGTTCATCTTCCAGAAGCTGGAGCAACGCGGCTACGTCACGACGATCAAGAGCGCCAAGAAAATGGTCGAGCGTGAGCGGCCCGAAGTGTGGGACGTGTTGGACGAGGTGATCAAAGAGCACCCGATCCTCCTGAACCGAGCGCCCACGCTGCACCGTCTGGGCATTCAGGCCTTCGACCCGATCCTGATCGAGGGCAAGGCGATCCAGCTCCATCCGCTGGTGTGCGCGGCGTTCAACGCCGACTTTGACGGCGACCAGATGGCCGTCCACGTGCCGCTGTCGGTCGAGGCGCAGATCGAGGCCCGCGTGTTGATGATGTCCATCAACAACATTTTGTCGCCGGCCAACGGGAAGCCCATCATGACGCCCTCGCAGGACATGGTGCTCGGCTGCTACTGGCTGACCAAAGAGCAGGCGGGGGCCAAGGGAGAGGGCCGGAAGTTCTACGGCGCCGAGGACGTACGGATGGCGTACGACGCGGGCGAGGTGGAGGAACACGCGCGGATCAAAGTACGGATGAACGGGTCGCTTGTGGACACCACGGTGGGCCGGGTCATCCTGAGCGAAATCCTTCCGGCCGAGTTGCCGTTCGCCGCGGTCAACCGGGAAATGACCAAGAAGGAGATGATGAAGCTCATCGACCTCTGCTACCGCGAGGCCGGGCACCGCGAAACCGTGGTGTTGCTCGATCGGATCAAGGACATCGGGTACTTCTACGCGACCCGTGCCGGGATCTCGATTTGCATCGACGATATGCACATCCCGACCCAGAAAGCGACCATGATCGAGCGGGCCAAGCGCGAGGTCGCCGAGATCGAGAAGCAATACGCCGAGGGGTTGATCACCAACGGCGAGCGCTACAACAAAGTCGTCGACATCTGGGCGCACACCACCGAGCAGGTGGCCAGCGAAATGATGAAGGAGCTGGGATCGGAAGAGGAGAGCATCAAGAAGGGGACCGCGAAGCACCGGCAGGACTTCAACTCGATCTTCATGATGGCTGATTCCGGGGCTCGCGGCAGCGCGCAGCAGATCCGCCAGCTCGGAGGGATGCGCGGTTTGATGGCCAAGCCGTCGGGGGAGATCATCGAAACTCCGATCACGGCGAACTTCCGCGAAGGGTTGACGGTCCTCCAGTACTTCATCTCGACGCACGGGGCGCGGAAAGGTCTGGCGGACACCGCACTCAAAACCGCGAACTCCGGCTACCTCACCAGGCGTTTGGTGGACATCTCCCAGGACGTGATCGTCAGCGAGCTGGACTGCCAATCGACCGACGGGATTTTCGTGACCGCGTTGGTCGAGGGCGGCGAGATCATCGAGCCGTTGGATGAACGTATTCTGGGCCGCGTCGCCTCCGAGACCATCACCGACCCCCTGACCGGCGAAGTCATCGTCAATGTCGCCGAGGAGCTCGACGAAACGGGCGTCAAAGCGATCGTCGAGGCCGGGATCGACCGCGTCAAGATCCGGTCCGTGCTGACGTGTCAAGCGCGCCGGGGGGTCTGCGCGAAGTGTTACGGTCGCGACCTCGCTCGCGGAAAGCTGGTCGAGCGCGGCGAAGCGGTCGGAGTCATCGCCGCGCAGTCGATCGGCGAACCCGGGACCCAGCTCACGATGCGGACCTTCCACATCGGCGGCACCGCGAGTAAAGTGATCGAGCAGACGGTCTTGGAGGCGAAGAACGCCGGCGTGTTGAAATATCTCAACCTCAACACGGTGAAGGACAAACACGGCGACATGGTCGTGATGAACCGCAACGGGAAGATCGCGATCTACGACGACACCGGACGCGAAAAGGAGAAGTATTCGGTGGTGTACGGCGCCAAGATCAAGGTCAAAGACGGGGGGCGCGTTGAGACAAATCAAAAACTGGTCGAGTGGGATCCCTACTCGTTTCCCGTGTTGACCGAGGTGGGCGGGAAGGTCGCCTTCGGCGACATCATCGAGGGGGTGACCGTCCGCGAGGAAGTGGACGAGGTCACCGGGTTGTCGCGACGAGTGGTGATCGATTCGCCCAATTCGGCTCTGCGGCCGCGCATCTCGATCAAAGACGAAACGGGCAAGACCTCCAAGCTTGGGCCGAACACAGTCGCACGCTACCCCTTGTCGGCGGGCGCACACATCCTCGTCGAGAAGAATCAGACGATCTCGCCCGGGGATGTGTTGGCCAAGATTCCGCGGGAAACGACCAAGACCAAGGACATCACCGGTGGTCTGCCCCGCGTGGCCGAACTCTTCGAAGCGCGAAAGCCGAAAGAACAGGCCGTCATCAGCGAAATCGACGGGGTGGTGGAGTACGCCGGATACGTCAAAGGGATGCGCAAGGTGCTGGTGAAGAACGAAATGGGCGACGTGCGCGAGTACCTCATTCCCAAAGGCAAACACGTCAACGTGCACGAAGGGGATTGGGTCCACGCGGGCGAGCCGCTCATGGACGGCTCCGCCAACCCGCACGATATTCTCGACATTCTCGGCCCCAAAGAATTGCAGAAGTACCTGGTCGACGAGGTGCAGGAGGTGTATCGCTTGCAGGGCGTATCCATCAACGACAAGCATATCGAGGTGATCGTGCGCCAGATGCTCCGCAAAGTGAAGGTCGAAGATCCCGGCGACACCGACTTTTTGATCGGAAGCCAGGTCGATAAGATGGCCTTTGCCGAAGAAAACGAGCGCGTCTTGGCCAAAGGTGGAGCGCCGGCGGTCGGCAAGCCGATTCTGTTGGGCATCACCAAGGCGTCCCTGTCGACCGACAGTTTCATTTCCGCGGCGTCGTTCCAGGAAACCACGCGGGTGCTGACCGAAGCCGCGATCACCGGTAAGGTGGATGACCTCTTGGGGTTGAAGGAAAACGTCATCGTGGGACGACTCATCCCGGCGGGGAGTGGCTTGGTGGACTACCGCGACACGTTTGTCGAGATGCCGGCGGGATTCGAGGCGCCCGAGGACGGCCAGCCGTCCGAAGGAACCGGGGAGGCCGCGGCGGAGACCACCGAATTGGAACGGGCCATGTAG
- the rpoB gene encoding DNA-directed RNA polymerase subunit beta, with protein sequence MAVSTIEGVRDRKDFAKIQASVEIPNLIEIQRRSYDRFLQRDVRPEERGDVGLQAAFTSVFPIVDYNETAMIEFLDYTVGAAKYDVRECLERGMTFAAPLKIRARLIVWDKDEKAGTKKVRDVREQEVYVGELPLMTENGTFIINGTERVVVSQLQRSPGVIFTHDKGKTHASGKVLYSARIIPYRGSWLDFEFDAKDILYVRIDRRRKIPATVLLKAFGYSVEDLLKTYYPIEEIAVSGGQFVRKLDEIHHGLKASVDLVDKKAKEVIVKEGAKLTRATLKKLKGVGVKEMPIAKADLVGRAVFNDIVDPATGEVLIERNQELTEAIIDKIAAAAISEFQLLFIDNIQVLPVIRDTMALEKVGSPDEGMVEIYRRLRPGETPTVDTARSLFDNLFFNAKRYDLSPVGRLKLNKKLGLDVPLDKRTLTAQDIVETVRYLIGLKTGKGDIDDIDHLGNRRVRSVGELLENQLRIGLVRMERTIKERMNLLDIETVLPHDLINAKPVIAVIKEFFGSSQLSQFMDQTNPLAEITHKRRLSALGPGGLTRERAGFEVRDVHPSHYGRICPIETPEGPNIGLITSLATYAQVNQFGFIESPYRKVDNGRVTDHVEFISAIDGDKYMVAQANTKVDGRGRITADTVSARAAGDFIMVSPEKIEYMDVSPKQIVSVATALIPFLENDDANRALMGSNMQRQAVPLIDTEAPLVGTGMEGAVARDSGYVILAQRSGVVESVDATRIVVRTDAGKKAAEEEDGDAGADVYRLIKCQRSNQNTCINQKPVVRVGQRVKKGAVLADGPAIDRGELALGRNILLAFMPWGGYNFEDAILVSEALVREDRFTSIHIEEFELESRDTKLGKEEITRDIPNVSEEALRNLDESGIIRIGAEVRPGDILVGKVTPKGETQLTPEEKLLRAIFGEKAGDVKDASLYVPPGIEGVIVDVKIFSRKGVDKDERAKTIESEDIHRLQRVHQDEIRILEEETIKKIRRYLVGKSVAKDLVDRESGEVILKKKKTITKEVLDTLSDDDLRNIVLSESSEQDRIEELQRTAKEQIDTLQMVYDEKVGRLKKGDELPPGVIKLVKVYVAMKRKLQVGDKMAGRHGNKGVVARVLPVEDMPYLPDGTPIEIVLNPLGVPSRMNVGQILEIHLGWAARALGLHVSCPVFDGATEKEIKDLLAEANLPSSGQTVLHDGRSGEPFKRPVTVGYMYMMKLHHLVDDKIHARSIGPYSLVTQQPLGGKAQFGGQRLGEMEVWALQAYGAASTLQEFLTVKSDDVPGRSRIYEAIVKGENFLEPGLPESFNVLIKELQSLGLDVELIKKEKD encoded by the coding sequence ATGGCGGTATCGACGATTGAAGGCGTGAGGGATCGCAAAGACTTCGCCAAGATTCAGGCGAGCGTGGAGATTCCGAACCTGATCGAGATCCAGCGGCGGTCATACGATCGGTTTCTCCAGAGGGACGTCAGGCCGGAGGAACGCGGGGACGTCGGCTTGCAGGCTGCGTTCACGTCGGTCTTCCCGATCGTGGACTACAACGAGACCGCGATGATCGAGTTCCTCGATTACACCGTCGGCGCCGCCAAGTACGACGTGCGCGAGTGCCTGGAACGCGGGATGACCTTTGCCGCTCCGCTCAAGATCCGCGCGCGGCTGATCGTGTGGGACAAGGATGAGAAGGCCGGAACCAAGAAGGTCCGCGACGTGCGGGAGCAGGAGGTGTACGTCGGCGAGCTGCCGCTGATGACCGAAAACGGGACGTTCATCATCAACGGCACCGAGCGGGTCGTGGTCAGCCAGCTGCAGCGCTCTCCCGGCGTGATCTTCACGCACGACAAAGGCAAGACGCACGCCAGCGGGAAGGTCCTGTATTCGGCGCGCATCATTCCGTACCGCGGATCATGGCTGGATTTCGAGTTCGACGCCAAGGACATCCTGTACGTCCGCATCGATCGGCGACGCAAGATTCCCGCCACCGTTCTGCTGAAGGCCTTCGGGTATTCGGTCGAAGACCTGCTCAAAACCTACTACCCCATCGAGGAGATCGCGGTATCGGGCGGACAGTTCGTTCGCAAGCTGGACGAGATCCATCACGGCCTGAAAGCCTCCGTGGACTTGGTCGACAAGAAGGCGAAAGAAGTCATCGTCAAGGAGGGCGCAAAGCTCACCCGAGCCACGCTCAAGAAACTGAAGGGCGTCGGGGTCAAAGAGATGCCGATCGCCAAGGCCGACCTGGTCGGGCGTGCGGTGTTCAACGACATCGTTGATCCCGCGACCGGAGAGGTGTTGATCGAGCGAAATCAGGAATTGACCGAGGCCATTATCGACAAGATCGCTGCGGCCGCTATTTCGGAGTTCCAACTCCTCTTCATCGACAACATCCAGGTGCTGCCCGTGATCCGGGATACCATGGCCCTCGAGAAGGTCGGGTCTCCCGACGAGGGCATGGTGGAGATCTACCGTCGCTTGCGGCCCGGGGAAACGCCCACGGTCGATACCGCGCGATCGCTCTTCGACAACCTGTTCTTCAACGCCAAGCGGTACGACTTGTCTCCGGTGGGTCGCTTGAAGCTCAACAAGAAGTTGGGCCTCGACGTGCCGTTGGATAAACGGACGCTGACGGCCCAGGACATCGTCGAGACCGTGCGCTATCTCATCGGGTTGAAGACCGGAAAAGGCGACATCGACGACATCGACCACCTCGGCAACCGACGCGTGCGGTCGGTGGGTGAACTGCTGGAGAATCAGCTTCGGATCGGTCTCGTCCGAATGGAACGGACCATCAAGGAGCGTATGAACCTCCTCGACATCGAGACCGTGTTGCCCCACGACCTCATCAACGCGAAACCGGTCATCGCCGTGATCAAGGAATTCTTCGGGTCGAGCCAGCTCTCGCAGTTCATGGATCAGACCAATCCGCTGGCCGAGATCACGCATAAGCGACGGCTGTCGGCGCTGGGGCCCGGCGGCTTGACCCGTGAGCGGGCCGGCTTCGAGGTCCGCGACGTCCATCCGTCGCACTACGGGCGCATCTGTCCCATCGAGACCCCTGAAGGCCCCAACATCGGCTTGATCACCTCGTTGGCCACATACGCCCAGGTCAACCAGTTCGGGTTTATCGAGTCGCCGTACCGCAAAGTCGACAATGGCCGGGTGACCGACCACGTGGAGTTCATCTCAGCCATCGACGGCGACAAATACATGGTGGCGCAGGCCAACACCAAGGTGGACGGCCGCGGCCGGATCACCGCGGACACGGTCTCGGCGCGCGCCGCCGGCGACTTCATCATGGTGTCGCCCGAGAAGATCGAATATATGGACGTGTCGCCCAAGCAGATCGTGAGCGTCGCGACCGCCTTGATTCCCTTTCTGGAGAACGACGACGCCAACCGCGCGCTGATGGGCTCCAACATGCAGCGCCAAGCCGTGCCCTTGATCGACACGGAGGCGCCGCTGGTCGGTACCGGAATGGAAGGGGCGGTGGCGCGTGACTCGGGCTACGTCATTCTGGCGCAGCGCTCGGGCGTGGTCGAGAGCGTGGACGCCACCCGCATCGTGGTCCGGACCGACGCCGGCAAGAAGGCGGCGGAAGAAGAAGACGGCGACGCCGGAGCGGACGTGTATCGCCTCATCAAATGTCAGCGCTCCAACCAAAACACCTGTATCAATCAGAAGCCGGTGGTGCGGGTGGGCCAGCGCGTGAAGAAGGGGGCGGTGTTGGCCGACGGTCCGGCGATCGACCGCGGCGAGCTGGCGCTTGGACGCAACATCCTGCTCGCGTTCATGCCGTGGGGCGGCTACAACTTCGAGGACGCGATCTTGGTGAGCGAAGCGCTGGTTCGCGAGGACCGGTTTACCTCGATTCACATCGAAGAGTTCGAGCTGGAATCGCGCGACACCAAGTTGGGGAAGGAAGAGATCACGCGGGACATCCCCAACGTCAGCGAAGAAGCGCTGCGCAACCTCGATGAAAGCGGGATCATCCGCATCGGCGCCGAGGTGCGGCCCGGCGACATCCTGGTGGGCAAGGTGACGCCCAAAGGAGAGACCCAGCTGACGCCCGAGGAAAAGCTCTTACGCGCGATCTTCGGCGAGAAGGCCGGCGACGTCAAAGACGCGTCGCTCTATGTGCCTCCGGGCATCGAAGGCGTCATCGTCGACGTGAAGATTTTCTCTCGAAAGGGCGTGGATAAGGACGAACGCGCCAAAACGATCGAGAGCGAGGACATCCACCGCCTCCAGCGGGTGCATCAAGACGAGATCCGCATCCTCGAAGAAGAGACGATCAAGAAGATCCGGCGCTACCTGGTCGGCAAGAGCGTGGCGAAGGATCTCGTCGACCGCGAGAGCGGCGAGGTGATTCTCAAGAAGAAGAAGACGATCACCAAAGAAGTGCTCGATACCCTGAGCGACGACGACCTGCGGAACATCGTCCTCAGCGAATCCAGCGAACAGGACCGGATCGAAGAGCTGCAGCGAACGGCCAAGGAACAGATCGACACGCTGCAGATGGTGTACGACGAGAAGGTGGGCCGATTGAAGAAGGGCGACGAACTGCCGCCCGGCGTCATCAAGCTCGTGAAGGTCTACGTCGCGATGAAGCGCAAGCTGCAGGTGGGCGACAAGATGGCGGGCCGTCACGGCAACAAGGGCGTGGTGGCGCGGGTGTTGCCGGTCGAAGACATGCCGTACCTGCCGGATGGGACCCCGATCGAAATCGTGCTCAACCCGTTGGGCGTCCCGTCTCGTATGAACGTCGGGCAGATCCTGGAGATCCACCTCGGGTGGGCCGCTCGGGCGCTCGGTCTTCACGTGAGTTGTCCGGTGTTCGACGGCGCCACCGAGAAAGAGATCAAGGACCTGCTGGCCGAAGCGAATCTGCCGTCCTCGGGCCAGACCGTGCTGCACGACGGCCGGAGCGGCGAGCCGTTTAAGCGACCGGTGACCGTCGGCTACATGTACATGATGAAGCTGCACCACCTGGTCGACGACAAGATCCACGCGCGATCGATCGGGCCCTATTCGCTGGTCACCCAGCAGCCGCTGGGCGGCAAGGCCCAGTTCGGCGGTCAACGGCTCGGGGAAATGGAGGTGTGGGCGCTCCAGGCATACGGCGCGGCCTCCACCCTCCAAGAGTTCCTGACCGTGAAGTCGGATGACGTGCCGGGCCGGTCTCGGATCTACGAAGCGATCGTCAAAGGGGAGAACTTCCTGGAGCCGGGTCTTCCCGAATCGTTCAACGTGCTGATCAAGGAACTGCAGAGTCTCGGGCTGGACGTGGAGTTGATCAAGAAGGAAAAGGACTAG
- the rplL gene encoding 50S ribosomal protein L7/L12 — protein MATLTNDDIIKAVEAMPVLQLSELVKALEEKFGVTAAAPVAMMAAPGAAAGGAAAVEEKTAFDVILTTVPADKKIQVIKVVRELTNLGLKEAKDLVEGVPKPVKAGVAKEESETMKKKLEEVGAKVEIK, from the coding sequence ATGGCAACATTGACGAATGACGACATCATCAAAGCGGTTGAAGCGATGCCGGTGCTCCAGCTCTCGGAGCTGGTCAAAGCGCTGGAGGAGAAGTTCGGCGTGACGGCCGCGGCGCCGGTGGCCATGATGGCGGCGCCCGGTGCGGCGGCGGGCGGCGCGGCGGCCGTCGAGGAGAAGACCGCTTTCGACGTGATCCTGACCACGGTTCCCGCTGACAAGAAGATCCAGGTCATCAAGGTGGTGCGCGAACTGACCAACCTGGGCCTCAAAGAAGCCAAAGACTTGGTCGAAGGCGTGCCCAAGCCGGTGAAAGCGGGTGTGGCCAAGGAAGAATCCGAAACCATGAAGAAGAAACTGGAAGAGGTCGGCGCAAAGGTCGAGATCAAGTAG
- the rplJ gene encoding 50S ribosomal protein L10: MKGKAEKAVLIDEIHERFAKAQMAVVAEYRGLEVEEMRVLRGKLRAVGAEFKVVKNTLARRAAEGTTLVGLRDYFDGPVGVALGYGDPAPLAKALKDFAGQQDKLKLRMGWLEGRVLDVAGLTRVASLPSRQELLGRLVGRMQAPVSGLVGSLQGIVRKAVSTLDAVAKKRAAEAG, encoded by the coding sequence GTGAAAGGCAAGGCAGAAAAGGCGGTCCTGATCGACGAGATCCACGAGCGATTCGCCAAAGCCCAAATGGCGGTCGTGGCGGAGTATCGGGGTCTCGAGGTCGAAGAGATGCGGGTGCTGAGAGGAAAGCTGCGCGCCGTCGGTGCGGAGTTCAAGGTGGTCAAGAACACCCTGGCTCGGCGGGCGGCCGAAGGGACGACGCTGGTGGGTTTGCGGGACTACTTCGACGGTCCCGTCGGCGTGGCGCTGGGGTACGGCGATCCGGCACCCCTGGCGAAAGCCCTGAAGGACTTCGCGGGCCAACAAGACAAGCTCAAGCTGCGCATGGGTTGGTTGGAAGGCCGCGTGTTGGACGTCGCGGGGCTCACCCGGGTAGCCTCGCTCCCCTCGCGCCAGGAGTTGCTGGGCCGACTGGTGGGCCGGATGCAGGCGCCGGTCTCGGGGTTGGTGGGAAGTCTTCAAGGGATCGTGCGAAAAGCGGTGTCGACCTTGGACGCGGTAGCCAAGAAACGCGCGGCCGAAGCGGGATAA
- the rplA gene encoding 50S ribosomal protein L1, which translates to MGKKYQAAKQRVQSPSYPLREALELAKATSVVKFDASVDLAVRLGVDPKHSDQMVRGSVVLPHGMGKTVTIVVFAKGDKEREAREAGADHVGAEDLADKITKGWMEFDRVVATPDLMGLVGRLGKILGPRGLMPNPKTGTVTFDVARAIREIRQGKVEYKVEKAGIVHVPVGKASFEVAKLHDNAQSILDSIIKAKPAAAKGTYLRSVSVSATMGPGIKVDAASIERPAS; encoded by the coding sequence ATGGGGAAGAAATATCAAGCGGCCAAACAACGGGTCCAATCGCCATCGTATCCGTTGCGGGAAGCACTGGAGCTGGCGAAAGCCACGAGCGTGGTGAAGTTCGACGCCTCGGTTGACCTCGCAGTTCGACTGGGAGTCGATCCCAAGCACTCCGATCAGATGGTTCGCGGGTCGGTGGTGCTCCCGCACGGGATGGGCAAGACCGTCACCATCGTTGTGTTCGCCAAGGGCGACAAAGAGCGCGAGGCGCGTGAAGCCGGGGCCGACCACGTCGGCGCGGAGGACCTGGCCGACAAAATCACCAAGGGGTGGATGGAGTTCGACCGAGTCGTGGCCACGCCGGACTTGATGGGATTGGTCGGCCGACTGGGGAAGATTCTGGGTCCCCGCGGCCTGATGCCGAATCCCAAGACCGGAACCGTGACCTTCGACGTTGCGCGTGCGATCCGCGAGATTCGCCAGGGAAAGGTCGAGTACAAGGTGGAAAAAGCGGGCATCGTGCATGTTCCGGTGGGCAAAGCCTCGTTCGAGGTGGCCAAGCTGCACGACAACGCCCAGTCGATTCTGGACTCCATCATCAAAGCGAAGCCGGCGGCGGCCAAAGGCACGTATTTGCGCTCGGTGTCGGTGTCAGCGACCATGGGGCCGGGGATCAAAGTGGACGCGGCCAGCATCGAACGGCCGGCGTCGTAG